A window from Mauremys reevesii isolate NIE-2019 linkage group 9, ASM1616193v1, whole genome shotgun sequence encodes these proteins:
- the TMEM44 gene encoding transmembrane protein 44 isoform X2 has product MGAAAGSWGHLAACLARDRACASAALGGLAALLWMAAHGLLVRARCRRKDWQEVSVLCIVYSFVGSMCNTIGALLAQQLAIQVFTGAYMAAVDIIHFLLTLFPVCASDPRPAPAPPGRRKRRRRQVRSSLLALALPLCTGPGWYVLAMATSSSPEEFHGAQRRLLGTALQENTEVLGFALGMLAALVAFTARIPALSGACRGRLSPVTQHWASISSALASVLYATAIVTHDQRPAYFVRAMPWLLLSLGSAALDVAIACLSCLMKSQMSQRLGLVAEATETPAAWALLAQAEEEEEEPKGTEEEKAPNWLPLSMFPAPKSLHEGAAVGRCLDLTIERVQQAGHGAVRLPGDGQTSAADPALPEPPACPPVQVIHAKLSPSSSSYVSSISSELEWDFGDMNIQWNRNGTEAPNLQPGSNSVLNAGFGFDVNALKQTAAALRHCDNDAPWAEKS; this is encoded by the exons ATGGGAGCCGCCGCCGGGAGCTGGGGGCACCTGGCCGCCTGCCTGGCCCGGGACAGAGCCTGCGCCTCCGCCGCGCTGGGGGGCCTGGCCGCGCTGCTCTGGATGGCCGCCCACGGGCT gctgGTCCGTGCCCGCTGCAGGAGGAAGGACTGGCAGGAGGTGTCGGTGCTCTGCATCGTTTACAGCTTTGTGGGCAGCATGTGCAACACGATCGGGGCACTCCTCGCCCAGCAGCTCGCCATCCAG GTCTTCACAGGGGCGTACATGGCTGCTGTCGACATCATTCACTTCCTGCTGACTCTCTTTCCTGTCTGTGCGTCCGACCCCAGACCCGCACCAG CTCCGCccggcaggaggaagaggaggaggagacaggtGAGGAGCAGCCTCCTTGCGCTCGCTCTGCCCCTGTGCACGGGCCCTGGCTGGTACGTCCTGGCGATGGCCACCTCATCCTCCCCCGAGGAGTTCCACGGCGCCCAGAGGAGACTGCTGGGGACGGCGCTTCAG GAGAATACGGAAGTGCTGGGCTTTGCTCTGGGGATGCTCGCTGCGCTCGTCGCCTTCACGGCCAGGATCCCTGCGCTGTCTGGAGCG TGCAGAGGGAGGCTGTCTCCAGTGACCCAGCACTGGGCCAGCATCTCCTCGGCCCTGGCCAGCGTCCTGTATGCAACAGCCATTGTGACTCACGACCAGCGGCCCGCGTACTTTGTGAGAGCCATGCCCTggctcctgctctccctgggctctgCTGCGCTCGACGTGGCT ATCGCCTGTCTGTCCTGCTTGATGAAAAGCCAGATGAGCCAGCGGCTGGGCCTTGTGGCTGAGGCAACAGAGACCCCGGCTGCGTGGGCGCTGCTGgcacaggcagaggaggaggaggaggagccgaaGGGAACGGAAGAGGAAAAG GCCCCCAACTGGCTGCcgctgagcatgttcccagcgcCCAAGTCGCTCCACGAGGGGGCTGCCGTCGGCCGCTGCCTGGATCTCACCATCGAGCGGGTGCAGCAG GCTGGCCATGGTGCAGTGAGGCTGCCGGGAGATGGACAGACGAGTGCTGCCGACCCCGCTCTGccggagccccctgcctgccctccagTCCAGGTCATCCACGCCAAGctctccccctccagctcctcgtACGTCTCCTCCATTAGCTCCGAGCTCGAG TGGGACTTCGGTGACATGAATATTCAGTGGAACAGAAACGGCACCGAGGCACCGAACCTCCAGCCCGGCAGCAACTCAGTGCTGAACGCAGGCTTTGGGTTCGACGTGAACGCCCTCAAACAAACCGCAGCTGCACTGAGACACTGTGATAATGACGCCCCCTGGGCAGAGAAATCATAG
- the TMEM44 gene encoding transmembrane protein 44 isoform X1: MGAAAGSWGHLAACLARDRACASAALGGLAALLWMAAHGLLVRARCRRKDWQEVSVLCIVYSFVGSMCNTIGALLAQQLAIQVFTGAYMAAVDIIHFLLTLFPVCASDPRPAPAPPGRRKRRRRQVRSSLLALALPLCTGPGWYVLAMATSSSPEEFHGAQRRLLGTALQENTEVLGFALGMLAALVAFTARIPALSGACRGRLSPVTQHWASISSALASVLYATAIVTHDQRPAYFVRAMPWLLLSLGSAALDVAIACLSCLMKSQMSQRLGLVAEATETPAAWALLAQAEEEEEEPKGTEEEKAPNWLPLSMFPAPKSLHEGAAVGRCLDLTIERVQQASPPGVSGPPAVPLDCTLVNPAPCYVQAGHGAVRLPGDGQTSAADPALPEPPACPPVQVIHAKLSPSSSSYVSSISSELEWDFGDMNIQWNRNGTEAPNLQPGSNSVLNAGFGFDVNALKQTAAALRHCDNDAPWAEKS, encoded by the exons ATGGGAGCCGCCGCCGGGAGCTGGGGGCACCTGGCCGCCTGCCTGGCCCGGGACAGAGCCTGCGCCTCCGCCGCGCTGGGGGGCCTGGCCGCGCTGCTCTGGATGGCCGCCCACGGGCT gctgGTCCGTGCCCGCTGCAGGAGGAAGGACTGGCAGGAGGTGTCGGTGCTCTGCATCGTTTACAGCTTTGTGGGCAGCATGTGCAACACGATCGGGGCACTCCTCGCCCAGCAGCTCGCCATCCAG GTCTTCACAGGGGCGTACATGGCTGCTGTCGACATCATTCACTTCCTGCTGACTCTCTTTCCTGTCTGTGCGTCCGACCCCAGACCCGCACCAG CTCCGCccggcaggaggaagaggaggaggagacaggtGAGGAGCAGCCTCCTTGCGCTCGCTCTGCCCCTGTGCACGGGCCCTGGCTGGTACGTCCTGGCGATGGCCACCTCATCCTCCCCCGAGGAGTTCCACGGCGCCCAGAGGAGACTGCTGGGGACGGCGCTTCAG GAGAATACGGAAGTGCTGGGCTTTGCTCTGGGGATGCTCGCTGCGCTCGTCGCCTTCACGGCCAGGATCCCTGCGCTGTCTGGAGCG TGCAGAGGGAGGCTGTCTCCAGTGACCCAGCACTGGGCCAGCATCTCCTCGGCCCTGGCCAGCGTCCTGTATGCAACAGCCATTGTGACTCACGACCAGCGGCCCGCGTACTTTGTGAGAGCCATGCCCTggctcctgctctccctgggctctgCTGCGCTCGACGTGGCT ATCGCCTGTCTGTCCTGCTTGATGAAAAGCCAGATGAGCCAGCGGCTGGGCCTTGTGGCTGAGGCAACAGAGACCCCGGCTGCGTGGGCGCTGCTGgcacaggcagaggaggaggaggaggagccgaaGGGAACGGAAGAGGAAAAG GCCCCCAACTGGCTGCcgctgagcatgttcccagcgcCCAAGTCGCTCCACGAGGGGGCTGCCGTCGGCCGCTGCCTGGATCTCACCATCGAGCGGGTGCAGCAG GCCTCTCCTCCAGGGGTTTCTGGTCCTCCTGCTGTGCCCCTTGATTGTACATTGGTAAATCCTGCTCCCTGCTACGTCCAGGCTGGCCATGGTGCAGTGAGGCTGCCGGGAGATGGACAGACGAGTGCTGCCGACCCCGCTCTGccggagccccctgcctgccctccagTCCAGGTCATCCACGCCAAGctctccccctccagctcctcgtACGTCTCCTCCATTAGCTCCGAGCTCGAG TGGGACTTCGGTGACATGAATATTCAGTGGAACAGAAACGGCACCGAGGCACCGAACCTCCAGCCCGGCAGCAACTCAGTGCTGAACGCAGGCTTTGGGTTCGACGTGAACGCCCTCAAACAAACCGCAGCTGCACTGAGACACTGTGATAATGACGCCCCCTGGGCAGAGAAATCATAG